The window CTAAAATATTACAGAATCTGCAATGCTGCTCTACTTCTGGCTGTCATTACATTCCAGCATTCACTTGTCGCTGGCAATTAATCAAGTACCTCTTAACTGATAAAAGGAGTATTCAATGTAGATCATCTGTATCTTAATTGAAAAGGGCGGCAAAGAGATGAGTATTAATATTAGAGTAAAAAGGTGACATACTAAATGACAGCGTGAAATAATGGCGCACGCAACCCGAAAATTGAAGAAAACCGACTGAAAAACCCTGAACATGAAAATTTTAACAGATCACGCACATTCTAGAAGAAATTATTCCTTACTGTGTTTGGGAGCATTTTCACCCTACTTCATaatttggatttttttttaaagaaaaatgtttATAATTTAGAAATTATAAGTAGAATGAAATCTTTATCCTATTTTTGCTTATACAAAAAGttacaaaaaagaaaatatgtttATACACATTGGCTTGACTGTTCAACTCATTCATTGAACCAAAATCCCTAACTTTTTCTGTGCCTATAAAAAAGAGAAGCACAATTTTTTTCATACATATGCACAACTTTGCCACAAAACTTGAAAGTTTGATGATTAAAAAGAATCTAACTTACCTGAGCAGTAAGTGATTTGATCACTTCTTTTGCTGCTTTGCATTTAGCAGTCTCCTCCCCTGCAATTGCTATTGCCTCCTTCAGCTGCTTACTAGTTCTTTCCAGTTCTACCTCTTGAAATTGAGCCTTGCGTGTAAGAGTTTCCACCTATAATGAAGATAGTCAAACAGTgctaaaaaagaaaaacatataTAGTACCTTTGCAATTTGGGAACAGGCTTGCATTTTTTACTGTAACATATTGCATTCCATATGAAGATAAAGCCTCGCAACTTACACATAGACAACATATTTATTCCCTCCCCAAGAAAACAAAAAGcaaaaaggaaagagaaaagaagaaaaagaagttaGAGGTATCTTTTTAGGATAAAATGGATGGGTAATATTCATATTTCGAATGATGTGTCTGAGAATCAGCTAATATCTTATTGCAAGATATTGCACCCTCTATGTCTCCCTACAAATTTACAATTTTTGGCTTTATAGTTATTATGTATAGCAGTAACTGCCACTCTTTTTACTCGATGAATAGAATGCCAAATGCCTAGAATAAAGAAGACAAACCTTGACAGTAAGCAATGTTCTAGGGGTTCAGAAATAAATAAGTGCAATGGACTCGTGAATTGGGCTTCCAACTTTCAACAGCATGTTTTGAATTTTGACCCTTCTCTCCACCACCCACcacccaaaagaaaaaaaaaactttcaacAGCATGCAATTTGACATTCTATTGCAAATGAAACTCTCCATTATTCTTCAAGCGGAGGACAAATTGGATTGATTGGCTGTCCTTTAGAGTAGATTTTTGCATATCAGATATAGTACAGAACATCAGTACCTCTGTCGAGAAGCCAAATAGTGTCCTTAAAGTGGCAAAAATAATTGAAACATCAGTACAATATACATAGTACAGATAATAGCTATGATTATAATAGCTATGATACATTGTCTCTTTATCAACATACTTATCACTTATTTTATCTGGTTAAATAATACTGTATATGCACTTGGATAATTTTTTCACCCTACACAATAAGATCAGGTGCAACTTGTCACTGTTGCTCATCAAGTccttttttttggttaaaaaacCCAGCAAATCATCAAGTATTTAACTGTGTTATACACGCCATTGAATGTCTAACAAGTGTCTGAAAGCCCAATGATACTATTTGTTCTTAACCGACGTCTTGCATTTCGACACATCACACTATTAAACGTTGGCACAAATATTAAACTCATACACAAGCTTCTATCTCAGTTTTCCACCACCGACTGGATAAATCCAGcttaatatttttcacaaaactAGAGATAATTTGGTACTTTTTATTTTTGACGGGCCAAATCAGCACCTCATTGCAAAGTTCAAGATCCAAATCAGAAACAAGTACAAAAAGATATAGTACTGCATCAGTACCTATTGCATAGTTCAGGATCAACATCAAGCTATAAGTATAACCTACCTGTGATCTTAGTTTAACAACCTCCTGACCAAGACTTTCATTTGTCCTTTTAGCATCATCCACTACAATCCTTGGAGATGTAAGTCCACCCACTGTTGGAGTTGGTGTAGTAGAACGAGGTGGACTGGGCTGTCTAGATGTTGGTGATGTTGCTCGAGAAACAATCCTTGATCCGGGAACTGAAGCAGAGAAAAACTTCTTGGACGACGCAAAAACTGGATTAGAAGATTTAGAACTATTGAGAGCTCTCAATTGCGAGTTACTACTGGGAATAGGTGAGACACGACTGCTGTTGAATTCAAACTTTTTCTTCTGTTTGGAAGAGCGGCTTTCAACTTGTTTGAAGGACTCCATCGAAGAAAATCTAGCAAGATGAGGTCGAGACCTTGTATCCAACTTAGTATCTTTGTCTATGCCAACAGTTAACCCCTGGTTCAGGCTTCCTCTTCGACTCATGGAAGTCTCTGATGAAGCATCGGTTTCAATAGCTTTTTTCAGTTTATTACAACAGTTATCACAGACACGATAAAGTTTATTGGGATTTGGTGCCATTGATGCCCTCAGTGATTTCTTGCTGCTGCATGAATGACAAAAGACAAGACCACAGTTATAACAGTTGTGGCGCTTCCTTTTAAAATTAAAAGGAAGGCGGCAGCCAGAACACATGGATTGGTCAACCCCTGACGCCCATTTATGAAGGCAAATAGCTGCAGTAAAATTAGTACCACAAGCAATACTTTTGACTTGCTTGTCTTTTAAAGCTTCCACTAAGGTGGGAGAGTTTCTGTCATCTGTATTACCATGACCCAACCTTCCATTTGCTCCCTTTCCCCATGTATAAACTTCAGTTCGGGAAGTCAATACAGCAGCATGGTAAGCACCACATGCTATTTCCTCCACAAAGCTCTTTGAAAGTTTTCCTTCAACCCGACAAGGAAGCTTTCCATCAGCTTGAGGGTGACCTAGTTGGCCATATACAGGGCTTCCCATTGTATATACATGACCTGAAGTAGTTAGAGCAACTGTCAAGCTGTGTCCACAAGAAACCTGGCAAAAGTTGGGTTCAACAAGAGCTGCAACACAAGTAGGAACAAGTTTTGACTCCTTATCACCGTGCCCCAGTCGACCTTTATCACCATCTCCCCAAGTAAAAAGTTTCCCCGACGAACAATTGCTTGAACTAGAGTTTCCCACCATGACTTCAACAACTGCAGCAGTATGCCAAACCCCACAAGCTGCTCGAACAGTTCGAAGCCCCTTCAGAGATTCCACTTCCCTGGGTtttgaaatactttttctatCTCGATGACCAAGAACTCCAAAAGTTCCATCCCCGAAAGTAAATAATTGGCCAGCAGAGGTCACCACAGCTGTATGCCAGGGCCCACAGGAGATATAAGAAACATGGATGCCCTCTAAGGGTCCATTTACTCTTTTGGGCACCCAATGACTAACTTCATTCCCATGCCCAAGAAGACCAAAATCACCGGCACCCCATGTGTACAGTTCACCAGAGAGTGTTACGGCACAAGTATGATTTTCGCCACAAGCAACAAGCTCAATGTTTGTATGGCCAAGGGAATCTATAAGCTTTGGATGCAAAACATCAGAATCGACACCATGCCCAAGCCTGCCTCCTGATTCCTCACCCCAGGAGAAAATCTCACCCTGCTTTGTTACTAGTGCTGCGTGTTTTCCACTGCAAGCTAAATTTTGGACATCCAGTACCACTGCAGACTCTAAAGCTTTGGGCAATAAAGAATCTACTTTGACACCATTACAACTGCCAATCCTATGAGGTCCACCACCTAGTACACCATCCGCAGTCCCTTCCCCCCAGATAAAAACATCCCCCAGTGCATCACCATCATCATGACCAGAACCTTGACTTGATGAGCTAACACCACTTGAAAGGCTTACTCTAAAGTTATCCATACCCATTGCCTTCATCTGACCATGTATGCTATCTGAACCTCCAGAAGATAAGGAATGAATAGAAGCACTAGCAGCATCTGAAGTGAAAAGGCCCTTGGGAGGTAAACTATAGTGAATTATGTCAGAGAATGCCTTATTTACACCATTTTTAGGTGGGCTTCCATATGGACTATGAAGGCGAAGCTGATCACCACCATCCTGATGGAAATAAAGGATCTTATTCAGCATCTTAGAGGAACAAAATGAAATTATATAATTTTGACATGAATATTGACAAATATAAAGTCTCATCTGCATATGCAGGGTTAGACATGCGAGATCGAATGTACCTTCTGCGAACTATCACCACTACCAAAAGGAGAATGAAGAGGAGAGTTTCTCCGCGTATATGTTCTGGGACTAGTAGCACCAGAAGGAACTCCATCGCTCCTTGATTCTGTTCTCCACTTTCGCTGGTGTCCACGTGAGATTAAAGCCTTCAAGCCACTAAACCATACCTCTGCTTCGTCTTTATCTTTGCATATCTAAGACATAAGATTGAAGAGGAAGGTGAGAGAGTTAGTTGGTGCAACAATTTCAAATGACAATGGAATAAGACGGAATTGCATGAATTACGTACAAGACTTTCCCAATAAAAAGGACACAGCTGTCACTAATGAAACTCTTACCAAATCCAGTGATCTATCATTGTATATGAGTGAAAAAGATTGGTACTCCTTCTCAGGTCGTGGGTGCCTTTGAAATATTGGCTGGAAAAGAGCAGAAGCAAAGCTTATTAATCAGATCGCACCACTAAACGTTTTAACATAGGTGGTTCAACTAGACCGAAAACCATGTTCATTAAGAACTAGAAATttctaattaaaaaaaaaactgacACCAAATTATCATCATCAAAGTATGTAACTATGAACGGAACAAGCCGAAAGAAATCGTTAATCAACCACTAAGGCTGATAAAATCAAACTAACGAGCGCTAGTATAGCATGGACTTTGACCAAAGAGTGCTCATCTATGTAGAACGAATACGTAGATTCAACATGAAAACAACCAATCAAATTCAGCAATACTTCCTCAGAATGAGTTATATAACATTTGAGAAGACATGAAGAGTAAACTTCTAGTATAGTTTTAATAGGTTAATGTATACACACAAGACTTCACATGTGACCCAAGTTACTTAATGAAGAGCAAATGCAATTATATTTTCTGATAAAGAGCATATGCGGATATACATAGAGAAGAGATAGAGAAATGAAAACAAATAGTTAATACATCATACGATTATCGTTTAACCATGACATGTAAGTAAAAATTCCTTTAGCAGAAGATGTTTGATCCTACTCTTGTtactatttcaaaaaaaaaaaagatgtttGATCCTACTCATCCAGTCATACtccatttctttcttcttctttcttattTCTCTTAATTTTGTCTTTAAGAGACTAGAATATATTAACACGATACtttcaaaagaaaataaagaagctatgctTTGAGACAAATTTGGGGACATGCTGATGTCACAGTTCATAACAGTTCAGGAACTGGTGATTAAAAGTCTGTATCAAATTAACATTCAAGTTGCTTGTCTGGCTAGATCTCTATAATTCTATGCACATTGGATTCACATGCCTCTCCAAGGAACTTCTAATCTCATAGCTTCTTTCTTTCTGTTCACTAATGAAAAGAGAGTGGGGATTGCTTATACCAAATAACAGAAAACATTTTATACTTTCGCTGAAACAGAAGCTCACGGGCCAAGAAAAGATGCAAGATAATTACCACACTGAAGATAACTTATAAATTCATTTGTCATTGACTTCGGTTAACATCTGAAAGCCACTAATGCCCATACATTTAACCACATAAATCTCTGGTGAAATGAAGTGAGCACACAGAACGAGTCATCTGGCCTTTCACCATATGAGTTCTTCGAAATCCATTTTAAAACCACAAAAAGAGAAATATAAAGATGGATAAACTTGTAGAATAGAATCAAATAGATACAAGTCAAAAAGGTTGTAGAATGGAGATTAGTATCTTCAGCAGAGGGAACTTACAGTGCGCTGTCCAGATATTATTCTTGACACGTGACTTAGCTTAAGGTGTTTCTCCTCTTTACCAGAAAACCATATCAGAGCAGACTCATCCTGAAACCATAATGACAAATTTCTTTTTTTAGACTCCGCACA is drawn from Nicotiana tomentosiformis chromosome 12, ASM39032v3, whole genome shotgun sequence and contains these coding sequences:
- the LOC104098693 gene encoding PH, RCC1 and FYVE domains-containing protein 1; translation: MNSDVNRASGTVERDIEQAITALKKGACLLKYGRRGKPKFCPFRLANDESALIWFSGKEEKHLKLSHVSRIISGQRTPIFQRHPRPEKEYQSFSLIYNDRSLDLICKDKDEAEVWFSGLKALISRGHQRKWRTESRSDGVPSGATSPRTYTRRNSPLHSPFGSGDSSQKDGGDQLRLHSPYGSPPKNGVNKAFSDIIHYSLPPKGLFTSDAASASIHSLSSGGSDSIHGQMKAMGMDNFRVSLSSGVSSSSQGSGHDDGDALGDVFIWGEGTADGVLGGGPHRIGSCNGVKVDSLLPKALESAVVLDVQNLACSGKHAALVTKQGEIFSWGEESGGRLGHGVDSDVLHPKLIDSLGHTNIELVACGENHTCAVTLSGELYTWGAGDFGLLGHGNEVSHWVPKRVNGPLEGIHVSYISCGPWHTAVVTSAGQLFTFGDGTFGVLGHRDRKSISKPREVESLKGLRTVRAACGVWHTAAVVEVMVGNSSSSNCSSGKLFTWGDGDKGRLGHGDKESKLVPTCVAALVEPNFCQVSCGHSLTVALTTSGHVYTMGSPVYGQLGHPQADGKLPCRVEGKLSKSFVEEIACGAYHAAVLTSRTEVYTWGKGANGRLGHGNTDDRNSPTLVEALKDKQVKSIACGTNFTAAICLHKWASGVDQSMCSGCRLPFNFKRKRHNCYNCGLVFCHSCSSKKSLRASMAPNPNKLYRVCDNCCNKLKKAIETDASSETSMSRRGSLNQGLTVGIDKDTKLDTRSRPHLARFSSMESFKQVESRSSKQKKKFEFNSSRVSPIPSSNSQLRALNSSKSSNPVFASSKKFFSASVPGSRIVSRATSPTSRQPSPPRSTTPTPTVGGLTSPRIVVDDAKRTNESLGQEVVKLRSQVETLTRKAQFQEVELERTSKQLKEAIAIAGEETAKCKAAKEVIKSLTAQLKEMAERLPVGPARNIKSPKSVSSESDITSSDIPNGCIDQVHSQLTFQELESSVSNSHLLSNGSSNASNRSAVHNRQGNSEATTKNGGRTKECDSRNENEWVEQDEPGVYITLTSLPGGVKDLKRVRFSRKRFSEKQAEQWWAENRARVYELYNVRVVDKASIGTASVDLAH